In a single window of the Nymphalis io chromosome 20, ilAglIoxx1.1, whole genome shotgun sequence genome:
- the LOC126776423 gene encoding putative peptidyl-prolyl cis-trans isomerase dodo isoform X2 codes for MSNDNDAPLPEGWEMRTSRSTGMTYFLNMYTKKSQWERPEAPADPGDVRCSHILVKHAESRRPSSWREENITRTKVEALDLLKSYRKQIVSNDVSFTDMAMKYSDCSSAKRGGDLGMFSRSQMQQAFAEEAFKLKVGQLSKPVETESGYHIILRTV; via the coding sequence ATGTCGAATGATAACGACGCGCCGTTACCCGAAGGATGGGAGATGAGAACCAGCCGTTCTACCGGCATGACTTACTttctaaatatgtatacaaagaAATCCCAGTGGGAGCGACCTGAAGCACCTGCAGACCCTGGTGATGTAAGATGCAGTCACATTCTCGTTAAACATGCTGAGAGCAGGCGCCCATCGTCATGGCGCGAGGAAAACATCACAAGAACTAAGGTGGAAGCTCTTGACTTACTTAAAAGTTACCGTAAACAGATTGTTTCTAATGATGTATCATTCACTGATATGGCTATGAAGTATTCAGACTGTTCATCGGCTAAACGTGGAGGAGATTTAGGCATGTTTAGTCGAAGTCAAATGCAGCAAGCATTTGCCGAAGAAGCATTCAAATTGAAAGTCGGACAGCTAAGTAAGCCAGTTGAGACAGAGTCCGGTtaccatattatattaagaacagTTTAA
- the LOC126776379 gene encoding uncharacterized protein LOC126776379 isoform X1 has product MCRTMTFYWIFIITFSWIGTASLQYINTADPANEALMEPLESLDHYPPLPYINYFNMPSPTNHYESIQNDSPAEHSQFFEQGQDSTDAQRKRRTAEEMQDVTEKYWPPNLVDNDKTLYMRNDERVNPVIVPSFASGSEGNSTYKNELNSVEKRSFSPWGGKRDNNNVAEHTWTWKRSIGIREPSMPKRVRFSPWGGKRSGQIIYKPGTKGSKIIFSASVPELTRIISNYLPNGNSLDVAGYQFIPSLDKRHPIKILALSTKMDERTLRDALPFNTFMESIPRIFKPGHPYLDINLKKDGKRKVKFSAWGGKRSPPIIGPIWTPAAQDNKDTTLDTIVLVRNQEEDS; this is encoded by the exons ATGTGTAG aacCATGACATTCTACTGGATCTTTATCATCACGTTCTCCTGGATCGGTACTGCCAGCCTCCAGTACATAAACACTGCAGACCCGGCCAATGAAGCGCTCATGGAACCGCTCGAGTCGCTTGATCACTACCCACCATTACCATACATCAATTACTTCAATATGCCTTCTCCCACTAATCATTATGAATCTATTCAAAATGATAGCCCTGCAGAACACAGTCAGTTTTTTGAACAAGGTCAAGATTCTACGGACGCTCAACGTAAGAGGCGAACTGCTGAGGAAATGCAAGATGTTACTGAAAAATACTGGCCGCCAAATTTAGTTGATAACGATAAAACTTTGTATATGCGCAACGATGAAAGAGTAAACCCAGTTATTGTTCCATCATTTGCTAGTGGATCTGAAGGAAATTCTACTTATAAAAACGAGCTGAATTCGGTAGAAAAACGAAGTTTCAGTCCATGGGGAGGTAAgagagataataataatgttgccGAGCATACATGGACTTGGAAAAGGTCCATCGGTATCCGAGAACCAAGCATGCCCAAGCGGGTTAGATTCAGCCCATGGGGAGGAAAACGAAGCGgccaaattatatacaaaccaGGTACTAAAggctcaaaaataatattttctgccTCTGTACCAGAACTGACTCGAATAATATCCAATTATTTGCCAAACGGTAATAGCTTGGATGTAGCTGGTTATCAGTTTATACCATCGCTGGACAAACGACACCCCATTAAGATTTTGGCTTTAAGCACTAAAATGGACGAACGAACACTTCGAGATGCCTTGCCGTTTAACACTTTTATGGAATCCATACCGAGAATCTTTAAGCCCGGTCACCCATATTTGGATATCAATTTGAAAAAAGATGGGAAGAGGAAGGTAAAATTTAGTGCATGGGGTGGCAAGAGGTCTCCTCCCATCATCGGACCTATCTGGACACCCGCAGCGCAAGACAACAAAGATACAACTTTGGACACGATAGTATTAGTTCGAAACCAAGAAGAAGACTCCTAG
- the LOC126776379 gene encoding uncharacterized protein LOC126776379 isoform X2: MTFYWIFIITFSWIGTASLQYINTADPANEALMEPLESLDHYPPLPYINYFNMPSPTNHYESIQNDSPAEHSQFFEQGQDSTDAQRKRRTAEEMQDVTEKYWPPNLVDNDKTLYMRNDERVNPVIVPSFASGSEGNSTYKNELNSVEKRSFSPWGGKRDNNNVAEHTWTWKRSIGIREPSMPKRVRFSPWGGKRSGQIIYKPGTKGSKIIFSASVPELTRIISNYLPNGNSLDVAGYQFIPSLDKRHPIKILALSTKMDERTLRDALPFNTFMESIPRIFKPGHPYLDINLKKDGKRKVKFSAWGGKRSPPIIGPIWTPAAQDNKDTTLDTIVLVRNQEEDS; this comes from the coding sequence ATGACATTCTACTGGATCTTTATCATCACGTTCTCCTGGATCGGTACTGCCAGCCTCCAGTACATAAACACTGCAGACCCGGCCAATGAAGCGCTCATGGAACCGCTCGAGTCGCTTGATCACTACCCACCATTACCATACATCAATTACTTCAATATGCCTTCTCCCACTAATCATTATGAATCTATTCAAAATGATAGCCCTGCAGAACACAGTCAGTTTTTTGAACAAGGTCAAGATTCTACGGACGCTCAACGTAAGAGGCGAACTGCTGAGGAAATGCAAGATGTTACTGAAAAATACTGGCCGCCAAATTTAGTTGATAACGATAAAACTTTGTATATGCGCAACGATGAAAGAGTAAACCCAGTTATTGTTCCATCATTTGCTAGTGGATCTGAAGGAAATTCTACTTATAAAAACGAGCTGAATTCGGTAGAAAAACGAAGTTTCAGTCCATGGGGAGGTAAgagagataataataatgttgccGAGCATACATGGACTTGGAAAAGGTCCATCGGTATCCGAGAACCAAGCATGCCCAAGCGGGTTAGATTCAGCCCATGGGGAGGAAAACGAAGCGgccaaattatatacaaaccaGGTACTAAAggctcaaaaataatattttctgccTCTGTACCAGAACTGACTCGAATAATATCCAATTATTTGCCAAACGGTAATAGCTTGGATGTAGCTGGTTATCAGTTTATACCATCGCTGGACAAACGACACCCCATTAAGATTTTGGCTTTAAGCACTAAAATGGACGAACGAACACTTCGAGATGCCTTGCCGTTTAACACTTTTATGGAATCCATACCGAGAATCTTTAAGCCCGGTCACCCATATTTGGATATCAATTTGAAAAAAGATGGGAAGAGGAAGGTAAAATTTAGTGCATGGGGTGGCAAGAGGTCTCCTCCCATCATCGGACCTATCTGGACACCCGCAGCGCAAGACAACAAAGATACAACTTTGGACACGATAGTATTAGTTCGAAACCAAGAAGAAGACTCCTAG